The following are encoded together in the Apium graveolens cultivar Ventura unplaced genomic scaffold, ASM990537v1 ctg6372, whole genome shotgun sequence genome:
- the LOC141703240 gene encoding DNA polymerase-like — protein MVADIETILILDDKGLEVQTPYAASLLVVLPEKVLDKADIMTFYSEGYIYQKMYSSFKERSDKILYEMVKRIHLVVNKQVKNAQSIYFHNLSRFDGIILLKHLLNHHPYYVCKPPIRNHQIYEIKVYNKMQNMVDEKMVAKKGVLLFTFKDSLNLLPGKQATLAQNLCPDLGDKYVINHEQLKTVEDIFLREKELLEYLKQDVLLLGGVMKKAQEIIFNLYNVNINTVLTVSSLAMRIFRIKYYDASSFPIHIPNVNEDNFIKRGYYGGHVDVYKSYGEKLFYYDVNSLYPYVMQKEPMPAGKPVWNIDLKNKDLGTLYGFIEAYVECPDSLNKPFLPYRDLETGSLLFPTGHFVGVYYSEELKYARTLGYKVYPLRGYLFKKVESPFKTFVNDIYNSSLEAKKDGNEGMSYVYKILMNSLYGRFGINPKMTITEICDQDRYNQILRMDAFINGDTLNEDTHVVNFIKDLSTDGWEPPKNAAVQIAVAITACARIYMYPHISREDCYYTDTDSIVLGNPLSDEWISSSVLGKFKLEDQIASGVFLAPKSYCYITIDGQDVIKHKGPEKQFIDVNWFKNQRANIKNKQSISYSTPFGVNWNKLQVVKKTTNLAMNVEPGAKRQAVYTEKNVWLDTKPKKVDDLKDCTNQDLKYIIQILFKNNDSNESLNTTLETYQSDVDRESDRSGIHSDGYGSESYDNSSGNDSDSGSDNKNEIIPPIDDKEDETTNTSDNHSSTSSGWDKVVKELRREREERKKREATDSTSTCEPTSTYASTANDYTTARKVDDYSQHDTYGENELIQHYVIRMQNKDRVKEIWDRKAKAEKMLSKLNSDDVVNPRTINYWKDEIRCVNQAYTIFKTQKDIREGKTTVEDITLSNWYAGDYSADIPYPYDPDVKILLDKFKDKEKAQHVWLWKEKTHMELKREAEKGNNADLKLLMLYKYRIACVKVAYSKYMDSRKMDGDKRLESLADFLPSYDSVDYESNASYYDSTSYHDYESNASYYDSTSYSTYDSLNKPTDVKDGNNDAVRTSLDQSDDSSGYGYGSSDESDGSSDDKTTSEMTDGTTSSGGNDSNNHNSNDSHNKEPFSRIKDLDDP, from the coding sequence ATGGTAGCCGATATTGAGACAATCCTTATTTTGGATGATAAGGGGTTAGAAGTGCAGACTCCATACGCAGCAAGTTTACTGGTGGTTCTACCTGAAAAGGTGTTGGATAAAGCGGATATTATGACTTTCTATAGCGAGGGTTATATATACCAAAAAATGTATTCATCTTTCAAAGAAAGGAGTGATAAGATCCTATATGAGATGGTTAAACGGATTCATTTAGTAGTTAATAAACAGGTTAAGAACGCTCAGTCTATATACTTCCATAACTTATCACGATTCGATGGTATAATTTTGCTTAAGCACTTATTAAATCATCATCCATACTACGTATGTAAGCCTCCGATTAGAAACCATCAAATTTACGAGATCAAAGTCTATAACAAGATGCAAAATATGGTGGATGAAAAGATGGTTGCTAAGAAAGGTGTTCTTTTATTCACCTTCAAAGATTCGTTAAATCTACTTCCTGGAAAACAGGCTACCCTGGCACAGAACCTGTGTCCGGATCTTGGGGATAAATATGTTATCAATCATGAGCAACTCAAAACTGTGGAAGATATCTTTCTTAGGGAAAAAGAATTGCTAGAGTATTTGAAGCAGGATGTTCTTCTACTTGGAGGAGTTATGAAAAAAGCTCAAGAAATCATCTTTAATCTCTATAATGTGAACATAAATACAGTCTTGACTGTATCATCCCTAGCTATGAGAATCTTTCGTATTAAATACTATGATGCTTCGTCTTTTCCAATCCACATCCCAAACGTGAATGAAGACAATTTCATCAAGAGAGGCTACTACGGAGGTCATGTTGATGTCTATAAATCATATGGTGAGAAATTGTTCTACTATGATGTAAACTCTCTCTATCCCTATGTGATGCAAAAAGAACCAATGCCTGCTGGTAAACCAGTCTGGAATATAGATCTGAAGAATAAGGATTTAGGCACCCTCTATGGATTTATAGAGGCTTATGTGGAATGCCCGGATTCTCTAAATAAACCATTTCTACCTTATAGGGATTTGGAGACTGGATCTCTCCTTTTTCCAACAGGACACTTTGTAGGTGTATACTATAGCGAGGAGTTGAAATATGCTCGCACTTTGGGGTATAAGGTTTACCCTCTACGTGGTTATCTCTTTAAGAAGGTGGAAAGCCCTTTCAAGACCTTTGTCAACGATATATATAATAGCAGTTTAGAGGCTAAGAAAGATGGGAATGAAGGAATGTCTTATGTTTACAAAATCCTTATGAATTCTCTTTACGGCAGATTTGGTATCAATCCAAAAATGACTATTACCGAGATCTGCGATCAAGATCGTTACAATCAAATACTAAGAATGGATGCATTCATAAATGGGGACACACTAAACGAAGATACACATGTAGTTAATTTCATTAAAGATTTATCAACAGATGGTTGGGAACCGCCTAAGAATGCTGCAGTCCAAATAGCAGTGGCTATTACAGCTTGTGCAAGGATCTATATGTATCCACATATATCAAGAGAAGACTGCTACTACACAGACACAGACTCTATCGTTCTTGGTAACCCACTCTCAGATGAGTGGATATCTTCTTCAGTCTTAGGTAAGTTTAAGCTAGAAGATCAAATAGCTAGTGGGGTCTTTTTAGCGCCTAAATCTTATTGTTATATAACAATTGATGGTCAAGATGTAATTAAACACAAGGGTCCGGAAAAACAATTTATTGACGTTAATTGGTTTAAAAACCAGCGTGCTAACATAAAAAACAAGCAAAGTATATCGTATTCTACTCCCTTTGGTGTTAATTGGAATAAACTTCAGGTAGTTAAGAAAACTACGAATCTTGCGATGAATGTGGAGCCTGGTGCCAAAAGGCAAGCGGTATACACTGAAAAGAATGTTTGGTTGGATACCAAACCCAAAAAAGTGGATGACTTAAAAGACTGCACAAATCAGGACTTGAAATACATTATCCAGATACTATTTAAAAATAACGATTCTAATGAAAGCCTAAATACCACGCTTGAAACATATCAGAGTGATGTTGACAGAGAATCTGATAGATCAGGCATTCATTCAGACGGCTACGGCAGTGAAAGCTATGATAATAGCTCTGGTAATGATTCAGACTCTGGCAGTGACAATAAGAATGAAATCATACCTCCTatagatgataaagaagatgagACTACTAACACTTCTGATAACCATTCTTCAACTAGCAGTGGATGGGATAAAGTTGTAAAAGAACTTAGaagagaaagagaagaaagaaaaaaaagagaagcCACTGATTCAACTAGCACTTGTGAGCCTACTTCTACCTATGCGTCTACTGCAAATGATTACACTACAGCGCGAAAGGTAGATGATTATTCTCAACATGATACCTACGGAGAAAATGAATTGATTCAACACTATGTTATTAGAATGCAGAATAAAGATAGAGTAAAAGAGATCTGGGATCGCAAAGCAAAAGCAGAAAAAATGCTAAGCAAACTCAATTCAGACGATGTAGTAAACCCTAGAACAATCAATTATTGGAAAGATGAAATCAGGTGTGTAAACCAGGCCTATACTATCTTCAAGACCCAGAAGGACATCAGGGAAGGTAAGACAACAGTAGAAGATATTACACTATCCAACTGGTATGCTGGGGATTATTCTGCGGATATTCCTTATCCCTATGATCCAGACGTTAAGATACTTCTTGACAAATTCAAGGATAAAGAAAAAGCACAACACGTATGGCTATGGAAAGAAAAAACCCATATGGAGCTAAAAAGAGAAGCAGAGAAGGGAAATAATGCTGACCTTAAACTTTTAATGTTATACAAATATCGTATAGCATGTGTCAAGGTCGCTTACTCTAAATACATGGATAGTCGAAAAATGGATGGAGATAAAAGACTCGAATCTTTAGCTGACTTCCTACCTTCTTATGATAGCGTAGATTATGAGAGCAATGCCAGCTACTATGATAGTACTTCTTATCATGATTATGAGAGCAATGCCAGCTATTATGATAGCACTTCTTATAGCACTTATGACAGTCTTAATAAGCCTACAGATGTGAAAGATGGAAACAATGATGCTGTAAGAACCTCGCTTGATCAGAGTGATGATAGCTCAGGCTACGGGTACGGCAGTTCTGATGAAAGCGATGGGAGTTCTGATGACAAGACTACTTCTGAAATGACTGATGGGACTACTAGCTCAGGTGGCAACGATAGCAATAACCATAACAGCAACGATAGCCATAACAAAGAGCCTTTCTCCAGGATCAAAGATCTAGATGACCCATAG